In Leptotrichia sp. OH3620_COT-345, the following proteins share a genomic window:
- the thrB gene encoding homoserine kinase, with protein MSLKFKVKVPGTSANIGVGYDCLGVALEYILELEIEESDKIEFLENGSLFSIPIEKNLIFEAIKYTEKHLEKNIPSYKVNIKKNEIPMARGLGSSSSAIVAGILIANKFAGNPMDINQIAKLAVEMEGHPDNVIPAIFGGMVLTAYDKENLVYSSLENSNDLYFYVMIPDFQLSTERARSVLPESYLVSDAINNMSKLGLLVDAFNKGKYENLRFLLDDKIHQPYRFRLINSCEKIFEASKKYGALGEYISGAGPTLVSLNYNNDKFLENMKKVLETLPNKWKIEKKKINFKGAEIID; from the coding sequence ATGAGTTTAAAATTTAAAGTTAAAGTACCGGGAACATCTGCAAATATAGGAGTAGGATATGATTGTTTAGGAGTTGCTCTTGAGTATATATTGGAGTTGGAAATTGAGGAAAGTGATAAAATAGAGTTTTTGGAAAATGGTTCTCTTTTTTCAATACCTATTGAGAAAAACCTCATTTTTGAAGCAATAAAATATACTGAAAAACATCTTGAAAAAAATATACCGAGTTATAAGGTAAATATCAAAAAAAATGAAATTCCCATGGCAAGAGGGCTGGGAAGTAGTTCAAGTGCTATAGTTGCAGGAATACTTATAGCAAATAAATTTGCAGGAAATCCTATGGATATTAATCAAATCGCAAAACTGGCTGTTGAAATGGAAGGACATCCTGACAATGTAATTCCTGCAATTTTTGGCGGCATGGTCTTAACGGCTTATGATAAAGAAAATCTTGTTTATAGTTCATTGGAAAACTCCAATGACTTATATTTTTATGTTATGATACCTGATTTTCAACTGTCTACAGAACGCGCAAGAAGTGTGTTGCCTGAGTCATATTTGGTGTCTGATGCAATAAATAATATGTCGAAACTCGGACTTCTTGTAGATGCGTTTAATAAAGGCAAATATGAAAATTTGAGATTTTTATTAGATGATAAGATACATCAACCTTACAGATTTAGATTGATAAACAGTTGTGAAAAAATATTTGAAGCTTCAAAAAAATATGGAGCATTAGGAGAATATATAAGCGGAGCGGGACCTACACTTGTATCTTTAAATTACAATAACGATAAATTTTTGGAAAATATGAAAAAAGTACTTGAAACTCTTCCTAATAAATGGAAGATTGAAAAGAAAAAGATAAATTTTAAAGGTGCGGAAATTATAGATTAA
- a CDS encoding NAD(P)-dependent oxidoreductase, with protein MQEVDVVTICTPKIKKTTDIINNDNLHKPKDGVRLVNVARGGLFNEESIEKGLKSRKMAKLFLNLFNLKINLEVIQLYF; from the coding sequence ATGCAGGAAGTAGATGTCGTAACTATCTGTACACCTAAAATTAAAAAAACAACAGATATAATAAATAATGACAATTTACACAAGCCTAAAGACGGGGTAAGACTTGTAAATGTTGCAAGAGGCGGGCTATTTAACGAAGAGAGTATAGAAAAAGGATTGAAATCACGAAAAATGGCAAAATTATTTCTAAATTTATTTAATTTAAAAATAAATTTAGAAGTTATCCAGTTATATTTTTAG
- a CDS encoding C40 family peptidase has product MKRIVTLAGALLLSVSIFAAKQKNPSDELTNIIGNYYRNDSMSLNVKDSNSKSEKSSRTVKSGIRDQIIEFASNKLGAPYVWGATGPNSFDCSGFVGYVFKKAADLSLPRVSSAQATFRPKISSMNMKKGDLVFFETTGKGRISHVGIYMGNRQFIHASSGSRRVTVSSLDSNYYSRTFRWAINPFS; this is encoded by the coding sequence ATGAAAAGAATAGTAACACTGGCTGGAGCTCTGTTATTATCTGTATCGATTTTTGCTGCAAAACAAAAAAATCCTTCAGATGAATTGACAAACATAATCGGAAACTATTATAGAAACGATTCTATGTCTTTAAATGTCAAAGATAGCAACAGTAAAAGTGAAAAAAGTTCACGTACTGTTAAATCCGGTATTAGAGACCAAATTATAGAATTTGCTTCTAACAAACTTGGAGCACCTTATGTTTGGGGTGCTACAGGACCAAATAGTTTTGACTGTTCCGGTTTTGTCGGTTATGTCTTTAAAAAGGCTGCTGACCTTAGCTTACCGAGAGTTTCCAGTGCTCAGGCAACATTCAGACCAAAAATTTCATCAATGAATATGAAAAAAGGTGATTTGGTATTTTTTGAAACAACCGGAAAAGGTCGTATTTCACACGTAGGTATCTACATGGGAAATAGGCAGTTTATCCATGCTTCTTCCGGAAGTAGAAGAGTTACTGTTTCAAGTTTGGACAGTAATTATTATAGCAGAACATTCAGATGGGCAATAAATCCGTTTAGTTAG
- a CDS encoding copper homeostasis protein CutC: MEKFTLEICVDSVESAINAQKGGANRLELCSNLIIGGTTPTKSLFEEVKKNVDIPVNVLIRPRFGDFLYSPYESDIIKNEVEMFKKLGADGIVVGVLTENGEIDTVNMKKIIEKSENIPITFHRAFDVCKDPVKAYYELKELGVKIILTSGQEENCLKGKKNLKKLVTLSNNDKNNSPEILIGGGLNINNISEIAKYTKGTSFHFSAKKIKKSKMIYKNENVNMGLKEFSEFEIIETDMKLVREMSAYLKSI; the protein is encoded by the coding sequence ATGGAAAAATTTACTCTTGAAATATGTGTGGATAGTGTTGAATCCGCTATCAATGCTCAAAAAGGAGGAGCAAATCGCCTTGAGTTATGCAGTAATCTCATAATAGGAGGAACTACTCCCACAAAAAGTCTTTTTGAAGAAGTAAAAAAAAATGTGGATATACCTGTAAATGTACTTATAAGACCAAGATTTGGTGATTTTCTATATTCTCCTTATGAGTCGGATATAATAAAAAATGAAGTAGAAATGTTCAAAAAACTGGGAGCAGATGGAATAGTAGTAGGTGTTTTAACTGAAAACGGAGAAATAGACACTGTGAATATGAAAAAAATAATCGAAAAATCGGAAAATATACCCATAACTTTTCATAGAGCTTTTGATGTGTGTAAAGATCCTGTAAAGGCTTATTATGAGCTGAAAGAATTGGGAGTAAAAATTATATTGACTTCAGGTCAGGAAGAAAACTGTTTGAAAGGGAAAAAAAATCTGAAAAAATTAGTAACACTATCAAATAATGATAAAAACAACAGCCCGGAAATATTAATCGGTGGAGGACTGAATATAAACAATATTAGTGAAATTGCAAAATATACAAAAGGAACTTCCTTTCATTTTTCAGCAAAGAAAATCAAAAAAAGTAAAATGATTTATAAAAATGAAAATGTCAATATGGGATTAAAAGAGTTCAGTGAATTTGAAATTATCGAGACAGATATGAAATTAGTAAGAGAAATGTCGGCTTATCTTAAAAGCATATAA
- a CDS encoding histidinol-phosphatase HisJ family protein, translating to MLIDYHIHFEYGDYDEKWVKLFFEQAEKKGLKEIGITEHTHGFKEFKDLYFEDLILDNSKMGQFQKKWLNNPKTKFVHTLSEYVDFISMLKSKGYPVKLGLEVCNFRNQIEVRKILKKYEWDYLIVSIHFIKGWGFDFNTLKHKFSERNLTDIWKDYVYEIENVITDGFYDILGHPFNLRLFNNIPCKNDVEKLLEKTALLIKQENMTIDINTGTYYRYPVKEITPYADFMEYVKKYDIPVILSSDAHYPEHVGMEIKEAANYVKRFGIMEIATFNKRKRILEKI from the coding sequence ATGTTGATAGATTATCACATACATTTTGAATATGGTGATTATGATGAAAAATGGGTAAAGTTGTTTTTTGAGCAGGCAGAAAAAAAGGGATTAAAAGAAATAGGAATAACTGAACATACACATGGATTTAAAGAATTTAAGGATTTATACTTTGAAGATCTTATTTTGGATAATTCGAAAATGGGGCAATTTCAGAAAAAATGGCTCAATAATCCTAAAACAAAATTTGTACACACTCTGAGTGAGTATGTAGATTTTATAAGTATGCTAAAATCAAAAGGATATCCTGTAAAATTAGGATTGGAAGTATGTAATTTTAGAAATCAGATTGAAGTTAGAAAAATATTAAAAAAATATGAATGGGATTACTTAATAGTGTCCATTCATTTTATAAAAGGTTGGGGATTTGACTTTAATACCTTAAAACATAAATTTTCAGAAAGAAATTTAACTGACATATGGAAAGATTATGTCTATGAAATAGAAAATGTCATAACAGACGGATTTTATGACATACTGGGACATCCTTTCAATTTACGTTTGTTTAATAATATTCCTTGTAAAAATGATGTTGAAAAATTACTTGAAAAAACAGCTTTGTTAATTAAACAGGAAAATATGACAATTGATATTAATACAGGAACATATTATAGGTATCCTGTAAAGGAAATAACACCTTATGCCGATTTTATGGAATATGTAAAGAAATATGATATTCCTGTAATTTTATCCAGTGATGCCCATTATCCTGAACATGTGGGCATGGAGATAAAAGAAGCGGCAAATTATGTAAAAAGATTTGGAATTATGGAAATAGCAACATTTAATAAAAGAAAAAGAATACTTGAAAAAATTTAA
- a CDS encoding ACP phosphodiesterase produces the protein MNFLGHSMISFEVDRKNNKETLYGNFTGDFYKGLITKITLPAGLKEGVVLHRIVDSISDREENFLNELLKEKFGIYKGIVSDMFVDHFLSKKFDRLFNENINDIEKEIFYNIKINEKYFPERFENVFSWLVSERILSKYADINVLEKVFSGISKRMRNGTVLTLAVEELKKNYNEFEEKSIKEFEYVKNNSIKKFLDKIK, from the coding sequence ATGAATTTTTTAGGGCATTCAATGATTTCTTTTGAAGTTGACAGAAAAAATAATAAAGAGACTTTGTATGGAAATTTTACAGGAGATTTTTATAAAGGACTTATAACAAAAATAACTCTTCCTGCCGGATTAAAAGAAGGAGTTGTTCTTCATAGAATAGTAGACAGTATTTCAGACAGAGAAGAAAATTTTTTAAATGAACTATTAAAAGAAAAATTCGGAATATACAAAGGAATTGTTTCAGATATGTTTGTAGATCATTTCCTATCAAAAAAATTTGATAGGTTATTCAATGAAAATATTAATGATATTGAAAAAGAAATTTTTTATAATATAAAAATCAATGAAAAATATTTTCCTGAAAGATTTGAAAATGTTTTCAGTTGGCTTGTATCTGAAAGAATTTTATCAAAATATGCAGATATTAATGTATTGGAAAAAGTATTTTCAGGAATTTCAAAAAGAATGAGAAATGGCACCGTTCTTACTTTAGCAGTTGAAGAATTGAAAAAAAATTATAATGAATTTGAGGAAAAATCAATTAAAGAATTTGAATATGTAAAAAACAACAGTATTAAAAAATTTTTAGATAAAATAAAGTAA
- a CDS encoding L-serine ammonia-lyase — protein METLREFYKIGNGPSSSHTMGPERAASLFRKRSEEKYGIDLRYRVELYGSLAATGKGHLTDYIIRETLQSFGKDNVEVVFMSEVVYDFHTNAVKFSVYEKNDKEFENLLEESLFFSVGGGTIVEETEGETLSKNENVEHIYPQKNFKEIMDYCEKEKITLPEYVETYEGKEIWNYLKKIWEAMDEAVYRGLNAEGYLHGQLKLERKAKKFYEKYLNSPFKDFKGKVYSYALAVSEENASAGKVVTAPTCGASGLIPALLKTFQQENDLSEEKILKSLAVAGVIGNIYKQNASISGAEVGCQGEVGVACSMGAGMVAYIMGADIAEIEYAAEIAMEHCLGMTCDPMLGYVQIPCIERNAIYAAKAVDCAQYSLMSGSSHLISLDEVVETMLETGKDLHSNYKETSLAGLAKLKKEKLNLE, from the coding sequence GTGGAAACATTGAGAGAATTTTATAAAATTGGAAACGGACCTTCAAGCAGCCATACTATGGGTCCTGAAAGGGCTGCTTCACTGTTTAGAAAAAGATCCGAAGAAAAATATGGAATTGATTTAAGATACAGAGTGGAACTTTATGGAAGCTTAGCAGCTACAGGAAAGGGTCATCTGACAGATTACATTATAAGAGAAACATTGCAGAGTTTTGGAAAAGATAATGTGGAAGTTGTATTTATGTCTGAAGTTGTATATGATTTTCATACAAATGCAGTAAAATTTTCAGTTTATGAGAAAAATGATAAGGAATTTGAGAATTTACTGGAAGAATCATTGTTTTTTTCTGTAGGGGGCGGAACTATAGTTGAAGAAACGGAAGGGGAAACTTTAAGCAAAAATGAAAATGTAGAGCATATTTATCCTCAGAAAAATTTTAAAGAAATAATGGATTATTGTGAAAAGGAAAAAATAACTCTTCCTGAATATGTTGAAACATATGAAGGTAAAGAAATATGGAATTATCTGAAAAAAATTTGGGAAGCAATGGATGAAGCTGTTTATAGAGGGTTAAATGCTGAAGGATATTTACACGGCCAGCTCAAACTGGAAAGAAAAGCCAAAAAATTTTATGAAAAATATCTGAATTCTCCTTTTAAAGATTTTAAAGGAAAAGTATATTCTTATGCGTTGGCAGTTTCAGAAGAAAATGCAAGTGCGGGAAAAGTAGTAACTGCTCCTACATGTGGAGCTTCAGGATTAATTCCCGCATTGCTTAAAACTTTTCAACAAGAAAATGATTTATCTGAAGAGAAAATTTTAAAGTCATTGGCAGTAGCCGGAGTAATAGGAAATATTTATAAACAGAATGCTTCAATTTCCGGAGCGGAAGTGGGCTGTCAGGGAGAAGTGGGAGTAGCTTGTTCTATGGGAGCGGGAATGGTGGCGTATATAATGGGAGCGGATATAGCCGAAATAGAATATGCGGCAGAAATAGCAATGGAACACTGTTTGGGAATGACTTGTGATCCGATGTTGGGATACGTACAGATACCGTGCATTGAAAGAAACGCTATATACGCAGCTAAGGCAGTAGACTGTGCTCAGTACAGTCTTATGTCGGGAAGTAGTCATCTTATTTCCTTAGATGAAGTTGTGGAAACAATGCTTGAAACAGGAAAGGATCTTCATTCTAATTATAAAGAGACATCTCTTGCAGGACTTGCAAAGCTGAAAAAAGAAAAGCTAAACCTTGAATAA
- a CDS encoding nitroreductase family protein, which yields MNEIIKQLKNRRSVREFTGEKVKEEDLKLILETAQRYPNSVHGQQTSLIVIRDKETIKKIAELSGGQKQVETADVFILILIDYYRGTYAAKSLGNKHFGPKSADGILVGAVDAGIMLSTIQTAAESLGYGTTAIGGLRLNPEIFIEMFNLPEHVFPILGTTIGVPQENKLKSPKPRVPFESFSFDEKYDSEKSKKGVDKFEIIYDEWKAENNLNHLPSYKENVSNAYKQIRYNKIKSTMEKQGFEFTDDEK from the coding sequence ATGAATGAAATAATAAAGCAACTAAAAAATAGAAGATCTGTAAGAGAGTTTACAGGAGAAAAAGTGAAAGAAGAAGATTTGAAGCTGATTTTAGAAACAGCTCAAAGATACCCGAATTCCGTTCATGGACAGCAGACATCATTAATAGTTATAAGAGATAAGGAAACTATTAAAAAAATAGCTGAATTGTCGGGAGGACAGAAACAGGTGGAAACCGCAGATGTATTTATTTTAATATTAATAGATTATTATAGAGGTACATATGCCGCAAAAAGTTTAGGAAATAAGCATTTCGGACCTAAATCGGCAGACGGGATACTTGTAGGAGCCGTGGATGCAGGTATTATGTTAAGTACAATTCAGACAGCAGCAGAATCATTAGGATACGGAACGACTGCAATAGGTGGACTTAGACTTAATCCTGAAATATTTATAGAAATGTTTAATTTACCTGAACATGTATTTCCTATTTTAGGAACAACTATAGGAGTTCCACAGGAAAATAAATTGAAAAGTCCTAAACCCAGAGTACCTTTTGAAAGTTTTTCATTTGATGAGAAATATGACAGTGAAAAGTCAAAAAAAGGTGTAGATAAATTTGAAATAATCTATGATGAATGGAAAGCCGAAAATAATCTGAATCATCTTCCGTCTTATAAAGAAAATGTATCTAATGCATATAAGCAGATAAGATATAACAAAATTAAATCTACTATGGAAAAGCAGGGATTTGAATTTACGGATGATGAAAAATAA
- a CDS encoding phospholipase D-like domain-containing protein, whose translation MTKLKFIFFNIFIFLFLLSCVSLPQGLSYKSKIYNADNVDFYYDLTYKKNGKIQYERQIWEQAYNILDNAKEFFLMDIFVFNDFLGKGVKEKLEPLNIAEEFSEKILEKRKKDPNVEIYLILDESNTFYGAFDNKTHKKLEEAGVKIGYVDLAKLRDPMPVYSTPWRLFIRPFGNPKNKGKIKNPVYEGTDKVTVRSILRALNAKANHRKLIMNENTAMLTSANPHAEGSKHSNVAFKFSSPILKEIYSSEQAAAKITKSDGSLKQHLPNRDFSKIPISDNTKIRLQYFTEGQTAADISKELSLTTIGDKIIIAQFFLADRGIINDIKKAAKRGADIQVILNNSNAGVPNKAAAGNLMKYARKHNYKIEIKFYNKGEEMYHVKMLSILKKDYIITYGGSTNFTRRNMRNYNLENEIKIISTYDQNISKNILDYYDRLWTNKDGDFTLPYEQHKNEKITNDLLFRFMEINGFGIF comes from the coding sequence ATGACAAAATTAAAGTTTATTTTTTTTAATATATTTATTTTTTTATTTCTTTTATCCTGCGTATCTCTACCCCAAGGACTTTCTTACAAATCCAAAATATATAATGCAGACAATGTTGATTTCTACTATGATTTAACATATAAGAAAAATGGAAAAATACAATATGAAAGACAAATATGGGAACAGGCATACAACATACTTGATAACGCTAAAGAATTTTTTCTTATGGATATTTTTGTATTTAATGACTTTTTGGGAAAGGGAGTAAAAGAAAAACTTGAACCTTTAAACATTGCTGAAGAATTTTCAGAAAAAATTCTCGAAAAAAGAAAAAAAGACCCCAATGTGGAAATTTATCTTATTCTCGACGAAAGTAATACTTTTTATGGGGCTTTTGATAATAAAACCCATAAAAAACTTGAAGAAGCAGGAGTTAAAATCGGATATGTAGATTTGGCAAAACTAAGAGATCCTATGCCTGTTTATTCTACTCCCTGGAGATTATTTATAAGACCTTTCGGAAATCCTAAAAATAAAGGAAAGATTAAAAATCCCGTTTATGAAGGTACCGATAAAGTCACTGTAAGAAGTATTCTCAGAGCATTAAATGCCAAGGCTAACCATAGAAAATTAATTATGAATGAAAATACAGCTATGTTGACTTCTGCCAATCCTCATGCTGAAGGTTCAAAACATTCCAATGTAGCTTTCAAATTTTCTTCTCCAATTTTAAAAGAGATATATTCTTCCGAACAAGCGGCAGCTAAAATTACAAAGTCTGACGGAAGCCTGAAACAGCATCTTCCTAACAGAGATTTCAGTAAAATTCCTATATCCGATAATACTAAAATTAGACTACAGTACTTTACTGAAGGACAGACAGCTGCTGATATTTCCAAAGAACTTTCACTTACGACAATAGGAGATAAAATAATAATTGCACAGTTTTTTCTGGCTGACAGAGGAATTATAAACGATATTAAAAAAGCAGCTAAAAGAGGTGCAGATATTCAGGTTATACTCAATAATTCCAATGCAGGAGTACCAAATAAAGCAGCTGCTGGAAATCTTATGAAATATGCAAGAAAGCATAATTATAAAATTGAAATAAAATTTTATAATAAAGGTGAGGAAATGTATCATGTAAAAATGCTTTCTATCCTAAAAAAAGACTATATAATTACTTACGGAGGTTCTACAAATTTTACAAGAAGAAATATGAGAAATTATAATCTTGAAAATGAAATAAAAATCATTTCAACATATGATCAAAATATTTCTAAAAATATTTTAGATTACTATGACAGACTATGGACTAACAAAGATGGGGATTTTACTTTACCTTATGAACAACATAAAAATGAAAAAATTACTAATGATTTACTTTTCAGATTTATGGAAATTAACGGTTTCGGGATATTTTGA
- the fabD gene encoding ACP S-malonyltransferase — MSKIAFVFPGQGTQYAEMGKKLYDEVNDETKKIIDRIFENIENKNIKKVLFEGTEEELKDTKYAQPAIALLSVVFTKLLKDKGIIPDYVAGHSLGEYSSLYAAGVLNETETLKLISARGEIMGNARVEGAMAAVLGLSSDEVEKVCEEISGIVEAVNYNEPKQTVIAGEKEAVENNIEIFKGKGAKRVIPLAVSGPFHSSLMKPVAEQLKEEFKNYSWNNPEIPVIANTTTKILNTSDELKEELYRQTFGPVKWVDTITVLAENGVNKIYEVGPGKVLAGLIKKINKEIEVINIESVEDINNV, encoded by the coding sequence ATGTCAAAAATAGCATTTGTATTTCCCGGTCAAGGCACTCAATATGCAGAAATGGGAAAAAAGTTATATGATGAAGTAAATGATGAAACAAAAAAAATAATTGACAGAATATTTGAAAATATAGAAAATAAAAATATAAAAAAAGTTTTGTTTGAAGGAACAGAAGAAGAATTGAAAGATACTAAATATGCTCAGCCTGCAATAGCACTTCTTTCAGTAGTATTTACAAAACTTCTGAAAGATAAAGGAATAATACCTGATTATGTTGCAGGACATAGCTTAGGAGAGTACAGTTCTCTTTATGCAGCCGGTGTTTTAAATGAGACGGAAACTTTAAAATTAATTTCCGCAAGAGGTGAAATTATGGGTAATGCCCGTGTGGAAGGAGCAATGGCGGCAGTGTTAGGACTTTCTTCAGATGAGGTTGAAAAAGTGTGTGAAGAAATAAGTGGCATAGTGGAAGCCGTAAATTATAATGAGCCTAAGCAGACAGTGATTGCAGGAGAAAAGGAAGCTGTTGAAAACAATATTGAGATTTTTAAAGGAAAAGGTGCTAAAAGAGTTATTCCTTTGGCTGTATCAGGACCTTTTCATTCTTCACTTATGAAACCTGTTGCTGAACAGTTGAAAGAAGAATTTAAAAATTATTCATGGAATAATCCTGAAATTCCCGTTATTGCAAATACAACTACAAAAATATTGAATACATCTGATGAATTGAAAGAAGAACTGTATAGACAGACTTTCGGTCCTGTGAAATGGGTAGATACAATAACAGTATTAGCTGAAAATGGAGTAAATAAAATATATGAAGTAGGTCCGGGTAAAGTTTTGGCAGGACTTATAAAAAAAATTAATAAAGAAATTGAAGTAATTAATATTGAAAGTGTTGAAGATATAAATAATGTATAA